Below is a window of Pseudomonas eucalypticola DNA.
GGAAGAATGCGGAGAACGCTACATATGATGAATGAACAGCAACTGGCCGATTTCTGCCTGGGCCTGCCGGGTGCCCGGGAGGATTACAAGTGGGGCGGCATCCGCGTGTTGTCCGTCGCGCACACCAAGATGTTCGCGGTGTTTGGCCTGGCCGGTGACAGCCTGTCCCTGAAGGTCGACAAGGACCTGTTCCTGGGTTACGTCGACCGTCCGGGCATCCGCCCGGCGCCGTACCTCGCGCGGGCTGGCTGGGTCAGCCTGGCGTTGCCGTTGCCGGTAGGCGATGAGGAAGTACAGGACTTGCTGCGCCGGTCACATCAACTGGTGGTGCGACGGTTACCGAAGAAGGCGCAGGTGGGGATGCTGCTGGACCTGTAGGGCCGGGAAGCCGACCACGCGGTGCGGCAGGCAGACCACGGTGTACCCTTCCCGAGCTTCGCCCGGTCCCACAGCGCAAGCCCAGCACCGCAGGCCACTCCTGTGGGCGCCTGCCTACAACGCGTGCCGGCTGAAGAGGTAGGCCCACGCGGCCTGATGCACCAGCACGATCAGCCAGAACACCACCTGGTAGCTGACCTTGCGGGTCTTGTGCCGAAACAGCTGCTGGGCCACCAGCGCCCCGGGCCATCCGCCCAGCAGTTCCACCAGGTGCAGCACCTTTTCCGGCGTGCGCCGGCCCTCGGTGCGGGCCTGATGCTTGTCGCGCCAGTACAAACCTGCCGCGATCAGGCTGAGCAGTACGTACACCAGCAGCACCACCGGCCGGCCGCCGCGCATGAACTGCAGCACCACGCCGGCCATCGGCAATGCGCACAGCAACACCCACACCGCCAGCTTGAGCTTGAGGTAGCGCACCCCTGGCCCGCGCTGACCAGCCGACGCCCTGGCGGCGCCAGCGCTACGGCTGGACATGGTCCCAGTCGATCCAGCCAAACCACCAGGTCGCCAGGATCAGCATGCCGAACCCGATGCGGTACCAGGCAAACAGGTCGTAGGTGTGGTTGGCGATGAACTTCAGCAGGCCCTTGACGGCGATCATGGCAAACACGAACGCCGTGACGAAGCCCAGGGCGAACACCGGCAGGTCACTGGCCTGGAACAGGT
It encodes the following:
- a CDS encoding MmcQ/YjbR family DNA-binding protein; translated protein: MNEQQLADFCLGLPGAREDYKWGGIRVLSVAHTKMFAVFGLAGDSLSLKVDKDLFLGYVDRPGIRPAPYLARAGWVSLALPLPVGDEEVQDLLRRSHQLVVRRLPKKAQVGMLLDL
- a CDS encoding DUF1294 domain-containing protein; its protein translation is MSSRSAGAARASAGQRGPGVRYLKLKLAVWVLLCALPMAGVVLQFMRGGRPVVLLVYVLLSLIAAGLYWRDKHQARTEGRRTPEKVLHLVELLGGWPGALVAQQLFRHKTRKVSYQVVFWLIVLVHQAAWAYLFSRHAL